From one Salmo salar chromosome ssa09, Ssal_v3.1, whole genome shotgun sequence genomic stretch:
- the LOC106613045 gene encoding forkhead box protein G1 yields the protein MLNMEDLKAPVRFFHKSSFSISSLLFRREGVMSDDGAVLDGHLSRKHISSGPSTRPKEICAQDGTYDLHGDKNCHKEYAVQEDKRLSRNGEREDGEDTDGVGEVKTCGGVEGKAKPEKPPFSYNALIMMAIRQSPERRLTLNGIYEFIMGNFPYYQENRQGWQNSIRHNLSLNKCFVKVPRHYDDPGKGNYWMLDPSSEDVFIGGSTGKLRRRSTAGTQTKLAIKRGARLTSTTATGLAFTGSFYWPVPSFLNLQPPANSHPGMGSYVGPNHSNYATSILSQRSHHMSAINAGADRLFQTNQESSYFGMGAGAQYRRHHQMSAATTFASSSLPCTLSLPNPCSFNLLNRQASYFYSHHQVPHPATFNTWCQEEYPPTKASPAGPVYSGKNGPSDCLGSLCAEFPNYFPSSSPMSSLNTNLSWDAGK from the coding sequence ATGTTGAACATGGAGGATTTGAAAGCCCCTGTCAGATTTTTCCACAAGTCTTCATTCAGCATCAGCAGCCTGCTGTTTCGACGAGAGGGAGTGATGAGTGATGACGGTGCCGTGCTGGATGGGCATCTTTCCAGAAAACACATTTCTTCGGGGCCATCTACTAGGCCTAAAGAAATTTGTGCTCAAGATGGAACATATGATTTACATGGAGACAAAAACTGTCATAAAGAATACGCAGTCCAAGAGGACAAACGACTCTCCAGAAATGGAGAAAGGGAAGACGGAGAAGATACCGATGGAGTGGGAGAGGTGAAGACATGTGGAGGAGTAGAGGGAAAAGCTAAACCGGAGAAACCTCCTTTCAGCTATAACGCATTGATAATGATGGCTATTCGCCAGAGCCCGGAGCGAAGGCTTACCCTCAACGGCATTTACGAGTTCATCATGGGCAACTTCCCTTACTATCAAGAAAATAGACAAGGATGGCAGAATTCAATCCGACATAACCTGAGTTTGAACAAGTGCTTCGTCAAAGTACCTCGCCATTATGATGACCCAGGCAAAGGCAACTACTGGATGCTTGACCCTTCAAGCGAGGACGTGTTCATAGGTGGCTCAACTGGTAAACTCCGGCGCCGTTCCACGGCGGGCACCCAGACAAAGCTGGCAATAAAACGGGGTGCCCGTTTGACCTCCACCACTGCCACCGGGCTGGCGTTCACTGGGTCCTTTTATTGGCCGGTGCCATCGTTTCTAAACCTTCAACCTCCTGCGAACTCACACCCGGGCATGGGGTCATATGTAGGGCCCAATCACTCCAACTATGCCACCTCGATCCTTTCTCAACGGTCACACCACATGAGTGCCATAAATGCTGGAGCAGACCGACTCTTCCAAACAAACCAGGAATCATCTTATTTTGGCATGGGTGCAGGCGCGCAGTACCGTCGACATCACCAAATGAGCGCAGCCACAACATTCGCCTCTTCATCGTTGCCATGCACTTTGTCTCTCCCTAACCCTTGTTCCTTTAACCTGCTCAACCGACAAGCTAGTTATTTTTACTCGCATCACCAGGTACCCCACCCGGCGACATTCAATACATGGTGCCAGGAGGAGTACCCCCCAACCAAGGCATCTCCAGCCGGACCCGTTTACTCCGGAAAAAATGGGCCATCGGATTGCTTGGGGAGTTTGTGTGCGGAGTTCCCTAATTATTTTCCCTCAAGCAGCCCCATGAGCTCCCTCAACACCAATCTTTCTTGGGATGCAGGGAAATGA
- the polr2i gene encoding DNA-directed RNA polymerase II subunit RPB9 isoform X1 → MDLRVTEVVTREQWGAVAPRCWETLKCPAQRVVIHHTALLHCGGIRECIDQLIHIQTMHMKDRNFDDIGYNFLIGGDCTVYEGRGWGVVGAHTKDNNHDSLGIAFMGNFNNQSPSPAALSSVKQLLQCGVSQGHLHPGFTLLGHRDLGDTECPGDRLYAALKHLKFP, encoded by the exons ATGGATTTAAGAGTCACTG AGGTGGTTACTCGGGAACAGTGGGGAGCAGTAGCCCCTCGATGCTGGGAGACCCTCAAGTGTCCTGCTCAAAGAGTTGTCATACACCACACTGCACTGTTGCACTGCGGGGGCATCCGAGAATGTATAGACCAGCTCATCCACATACAGACAATGCATATGAAGGATAGGAACTTTGATGACATTGGATACAA CTTTCTTATTGGGGGAGATTGCACAGTGTATGAGGGCCGAGGCTGGGGTGTTGTGGGTGCACATACCAAGGACAATAACCATGACTCTTTGGGCATTGCCTTCATGGGCAACTTCAACA ATCAGAGCCCCAGTCCAGCAGCCCTCTCATCTGTTAAACAGCTCCTGCAGTGTGGGGTTTCCCAGGGGCATTTGCACCCTGGATTTACCCTGCTTGGACATAGAGACTTGGGGGACACCGAATGTCCTGGGGACAGACTATATGCTGCACTAAAACATCTAAAATTTCCCTGA
- the polr2i gene encoding DNA-directed RNA polymerase II subunit RPB9 (The RefSeq protein has 1 substitution compared to this genomic sequence): protein MDLRVTVEVVTREQWGAVAPRCWETLKCPAQRVVIHHTALLHCGGIRECIDQLIHIQTMHMQDRNFDDIGYNFLIGGDCTVYEGRGWGVVGAHTKDNNHDSLGIAFMGNFNNQSPSPAALSSVKQLLQCGVSQGHLHPGFTLLGHRDLGDTECPGDRLYAALKHLKFP from the exons ATGGATTTAAGAGTCACTG TAGAGGTGGTTACTCGGGAACAGTGGGGAGCAGTAGCCCCTCGATGCTGGGAGACCCTCAAGTGTCCTGCTCAAAGAGTTGTCATACACCACACTGCACTGTTGCACTGCGGGGGCATCCGAGAATGTATAGACCAGCTCATCCACATACAGACAATGCATATGAAGGATAGGAACTTTGATGACATTGGATACAA CTTTCTTATTGGGGGAGATTGCACAGTGTATGAGGGCCGAGGCTGGGGTGTTGTGGGTGCACATACCAAGGACAATAACCATGACTCTTTGGGCATTGCCTTCATGGGCAACTTCAACA ATCAGAGCCCCAGTCCAGCAGCCCTCTCATCTGTTAAACAGCTCCTGCAGTGTGGGGTTTCCCAGGGGCATTTGCACCCTGGATTTACCCTGCTTGGACATAGAGACTTGGGGGACACCGAATGTCCTGGGGACAGACTATATGCTGCACTAAAACATCTAAAATTTCCCTGA
- the LOC123723688 gene encoding DNA-directed RNA polymerase II subunit RPB9 isoform X1 translates to MEIEGGTYEPGFVGIRFCQECNNMLYPKEDKENRILLYACRNCDYQQEADNSCIYVNKITHEVDELTQIIADVSQDPTLPRTEDHPCPKCGHKEAVFFQSHSMKAEDAMRLYYVCTAPHCGHRWTE, encoded by the exons ATGGAAATAGAGGGTGGTACATATGAACCAGGATTCGTTGGGATTCGATTTTGTCAAGAATG CAACAACATGTTGTATCCCAAAGAAGACAAGGAGAATCGAATCCTGCTCTATGCA TGCAGGAACTGTGACTATCAACAAGAAGCAGACAACAGCTGCATCTATGTCAACAAGATCACCCACGAAGTTGA tGAGCTGACGCAGATAATTGCAGATGTGTCCCAGGATCCAACGCTACCCCGGACAGAGGATCACCCCTGCCCAAA GTGCGGTCACAAGGAGGCAGTGTTTTTCCAGTCTCACAGTATGAAGGCTGAG GATGCCATGAGGCTGTACTATGTCTGCACGGCCCCTCACTGTGGACACCGCTGGACGGAGTGA
- the LOC123723688 gene encoding DNA-directed RNA polymerase II subunit RPB9 isoform X2, giving the protein MLYPKEDKENRILLYACRNCDYQQEADNSCIYVNKITHEVDELTQIIADVSQDPTLPRTEDHPCPKCGHKEAVFFQSHSMKAEDAMRLYYVCTAPHCGHRWTE; this is encoded by the exons ATGTTGTATCCCAAAGAAGACAAGGAGAATCGAATCCTGCTCTATGCA TGCAGGAACTGTGACTATCAACAAGAAGCAGACAACAGCTGCATCTATGTCAACAAGATCACCCACGAAGTTGA tGAGCTGACGCAGATAATTGCAGATGTGTCCCAGGATCCAACGCTACCCCGGACAGAGGATCACCCCTGCCCAAA GTGCGGTCACAAGGAGGCAGTGTTTTTCCAGTCTCACAGTATGAAGGCTGAG GATGCCATGAGGCTGTACTATGTCTGCACGGCCCCTCACTGTGGACACCGCTGGACGGAGTGA